GTAGCCATTCCTGATCACGTCCTTTTAAAAACAGGAAAGCTATCGCCTGACGAGTATGAATGCATGAAAACTCATTCCATCATCAGTGGAAAAATTGTGGAGCAGATAGAAAACCTGTCTCATATCAGTTCAGGAGTAAGGCATCATCATGAGCGATGGGATGGAAAAGGTTACCCGGATCAGCTCAAAGGAGAAGAAATCCCGCTGATCGGGCGTATTCTTGCCGTTGCAGATACGTTTGATGCGATGACATCTACACGTTCCTATCGCAAAGCCATATCAGCAAATGACGCATACGAAGAAATTCTGCGATGCCAAGAAACACAGTTCGACCCATCTATTGTTTCGATTTTTAAGAAGGCTTTTGAGGATGGAGCTATTCAGATAACACAATCGGCGGATTGCAAGGGAAGAGTTAGTAAGGATAGAGAGATTTCCTAGCACTGGATAGGTTTACTCCTTGCTATCGGCTACTAACTTTGGTATTCTAGTTCTACCGTGCTAGACGGGGAGGTTGCGGTGCCCTGTAACCTGCAATCCGCAATAGCAGGGTTGAATTCCTATCCTAGGTTTTCTTATGTGAGGCTGCCTTATGGCGGCGGTGTTGAGGAGCGGGTCCTGTGCAACGCGAACCCATGAATCTGGTCAGGTCCGGAAGGAAGCAGCCATAAGTGGATCATCGCGTGTGCCGCAGGGTAGCCTGCTCTGAGCTGCTACCATAAGTAACGCTCGGATAAGAATTATCGAAGATAGGTGCACGGTACTTATCACGAATGACAGATAGCATGTTTCCGAAGGGAAGCATGCTATTTTTATTTATGTTTATTTTACGATCCAATTATTTTTTGTTGGAATTTGACGATAACTAGCGAAACATTTCCATGCTTTTCGGGTAGATAGAATGAAGGTTTTACGGGTATTTTCACGAATTTTCATAATAGGCGGAAAGGATTTCTTTCTTTCCTTTCAAAATACGTCATAGGCCAGGAGGGACAAGCTATGGGTGCACTTTCTTCGTTACATCTCGTTGGCTCGTCCGGTCGATTGCAGCGGTTCATGCATCAACTGCCTACTGCCGTTTTATTGGTGAATCAAGCGGGTAGTATCGTGGAGGTCAACGAACAACTGCTTCGTGTAACCGGATATTCACGCGATCAACTTGTCAATCAGCCTATCAGCTCTCTTCTTCCCCATCGAGGCTCCATAGAGCTCATGTATGAGGAATATTTGCGAAAGGAAGAAGAAGTGGGAACCAAAGGCGAGGTTGAACTGGAATGGTGTGATAAACAGGGAAGATGCAGGAGCACACCTGTCATGATCATGGCACAGCAAGCAGAAGAACTTCTGTACATGATTCATTTTCCCCAACTCCTAAAAGAAAGCGATCAGCTTTTGTCGCAGCGATTGCTGACCAAACTGACCTATGATACAAGCATGGGCTTGTTTATCCTCGACGAGAAATCGATCATTATCGAAGCCAGTCAAACTGCGTGCAAGCTGTTGGGTATGGAGAGACTGGACGTCATCAATAAGCACGTCGATCAAGTATTTAGCGGCATTCCCGAACCGCATCGGTTCATTAAAAAAGAACTGCTGGAAGGTGTAAAGCTGCAAAATGTCGCGACTTCCTGGACCAATGACAACCAACGCTATGAGCTGATTGTCGACGCCAATACACTCCAAGACGAGTCAGGGAAAACAGTGGGGGCGTTTATTCTTTTCAAAGACATAACAAATCTGCGATCCTTCGCCCAAAAGCTCGAGCGGAATGAACGCTTGGCGATGATCGGGCAAATTGCTGCTGGTACAGCACATGAGATTCGTAATCCACTCACCTCGATCAAAGGATTTCTGCAAATGTTCCTCAAGTCATTCGCTGACAGCGGCATGGAGCGGGAGAAAACGTACACCGAAATCATGCTCACCGAAATCAATCGCATCAATTCTTTAGTCAGTGAATTCCTACTATTGAGCAAGCCACGTAATATTCAATATTCCATGGTCGATTTAAATACCGTTTTTGAGGAAATTTTGCCGATCGTCGTGTCACAGGCGAATCTGTATGGAATTGATGTTCAGTTTGCCTCTTGCGGTAAGCTTCCAATGGTCGTCGGGGATAACGAGCTATTGAAGCAAGTGTTTATTAATATCTGCAAAAACGGAATAGAAGCAATGGGAGAGCAAGGATCGCTTCGGATTTCCCATCATTTCGATCAGGATGGCGACAAAGTCAGTATCGATATTCACGATTCAGGTCCGGGCATCCCGCTTTACATTATTGATAAGATTTTTGATCCGTTTTTTACGACAAAAGAGGAAGGGACTGGGCTCGGATTGTCCGTCTGCCAAAAAATCATTCACGATATTGGCGGTCAAATCCGTGTCTCCTCCAAAGGGTTTGGGACGACCTTCCATATCATGCTGCCGTATTAGGAGTAGAATGCGTCCCGCACAATTGTGAACGGGGCGTTTTTTAAGTGAGACTTGCCCGTTCACTTTGTACGAACGGTGGCAATCGTGTATACTGAATAGGATATAGAAGAGGACTGTGCAGATGGGGAGTGTCACACGAACATGGCTTATACCGCGCTATACCGCGTATACCGACCGCAGACTTTTCAAGACGTAGTCGGACAAGAGCATGTTACGACAACCTTGCGTAATGCTTTACGCGAAAATAGGCTGTCCCATGCCTATTTATTCAACGGTCCCCGAGGTACGGGAAAAACAAGTGCAGCCAAAATTATGGCGAAAGCAGTGAACTGCGAGCAGCCCATAGATGGTGAGCCATGCAATCAATGCGATACGTGTAGAGCCATATCCAACGGTTCTGTAACGGATGTGCTGGAAATCGACGCGGCATCCAATCGTGGTGTTGAAGAGATCCGCGACATTCGCGACAAAGTGAAATTTGCCCCGAGTGACGTCAGGTATAAAGTGTACATCATCGATGAAGTGCATATGCTGACGACAGAGGCATTTAACGCTTTGTTAAAAACCCTCGAAGAGCCGCCGTCCCACGTCATTTTTATTTTGGCGACGACAGAGCCACACAAGCTGCCAGCTACAATTATCTCTCGTTGCCAGCGCTTTGATTTTCACCGAATTCCTCTGAGAGTGATGGTCGATCTTTTGCAAAGGATTTGCCAATCACAAGGGGTGCAGGTGGAGGAGCAGGCCCTGCAGCTCGTAGCGAAGATGGCTGAAGGTGGAGCCCGTGACGCTCTTAGCTTGTTGGACCAAGCGATTAGCTATAGCAAGGACGAGGTTCGTGCTAGCGATATTATGCAGATTACGGGCACAGTTGCCCAATCTTACTTTTCTGTGCTTGCGCGACATATTGCCGAAAATGATATTGCGCAGGTCATGGAGCAATTTGATAAGGTTATGGTGCAAGGGAAAGACCCGGAGCAGTTCCTGCACGATTTCCTCTATTATTACCGCGATATGCTGTTATTGAAGACAGCGCCGCAGTTGGAAGAGATTGTCGAGCGGACCATGATTGATGATCAGTTTGCAGAGGTTGCAAAGCTGTACTCGTTTCCGGTGCTTTATGCAGCGATTGAGACCTGCAATCAGGCTTTGTCGCAATTAAAATGGTCGACCTATGCAAGGGTGCTGGTTGAACTGACGCTTGTCAAAATGTGCCAGCCTAATGCGAATGCGACGGAATCTATGGGAGCCTCACCCGTTAACAGCGAGGAACTGACCGCGATGTCCAATCGTATCCGCGTTTTGGAAGAGCGTTTGGTTCAAGTGATGCAAGGTCAGGTGAGCATTCCCGGCCAGCAAAAGGCCGAAGAAACGCGCAAGAACGAGCCAAGGCGCATAGCTGCGGCTTCTGGTGGTTCGCGAACCCCGATGAATAGAGTCAGGGAAGTCGCGAAGGCCATGGATGAGAATTTGACGAGACAGGTGCGCGGGCAGTGGAGTCAAATTTTGACCGAACTGAAAAAGATCAAGATTCAGTACCAGGCTTGGCTAGTCAATGGTCAACCGGTAGCTGCCGGCAATGAAGCTGTTGTCGTAACCTTCAACAGTGCCATCCATTGCGATAAGACGATGGAGGCAGAGCTTCGGAGCGTGATCGAGCGCGTTATGTCTACGGTGCTGGGCAGGCCCTTGCAGCTCTTGTCTGTCATGGAGGAAGAGTGGCAAAGTGTAGACCAGCAGGTTGGTCAAAAGGACGCTTCTGATGAGCCGGAAGAGGACCCATTTTTGGCGGAAGCCATCAAGCTCGTCGGAGAAGATCTTGTTGAAGTCAAAGACTAAATCATACAACCATAACCATTTAGGGAGGATACCTCAATGAAAAACATGCAGCAAATGCAACAAATGATGAAGCAAGTGAAAAAAATGCAGGAAGAAATGCAGAAAGCGCAAGAAGGCTTGAAAGAGAGAATCGTGGAAGGCTCTGCTGGTGGCGGTGCAATCACTGTAAAAATCGATGGACATAAACAAATCAAAGACATCGTGATCAAGCCGGAAGTAGTAGACCCTGAGGATGTAGAAATGCTGCAAGACCTGGTGCTCACTGCTGTGAACGATGCACTGCGTAAAGCCGATGAAATGGTAGGCAAGGAAATGGGTAAGTTTACCGGAGGCATGAACATCCCAGGCCTGTTCTAAAAATTGGGCAGGAAAAGAGGAGTAGGCGATGTTTTATCCAGAACCGGTCTCAAAGCTCATTGATGGTTTTATGAAATTGCCCGGCATCGGTCCCAAAACGGCTGGGCGGCTTGCCTTTTTTGTGCTCAATATGAAAGAGGACGACGTGCTTGATCTGGCAAAAGCATTGGTCAATGCCAAGCGTCAGCTTCATTATTGCTCGGTCTGCAACAATATTACCGATCTTGATCCATGTCATATTTGTCGAGACAAACGCCGTGACGGTTCAGTCATCTGTGTGGTGCAAGAGCCGCGTGACGTGGTAGCGATGGAGAAGACGAGAGAGTTTGAAGGGTATTATCACGTTTTGCACGGGGCAATTTCTCCTATGGATGGGATCGGTCCGGAAGATATTCGCATTCCTGACCTGTTGAAGCGCCTCGGTGATGAGCAGGTGAAGGAAGTCATTTTGGCGACCAATCCGAATATCGAAGGGGAAGCGACAGCGATGTACATTTCCCGGCTGATTAAACCTTTTGGCATTCGCGTGACGCGTATCGCCCATGGCTTGCCAGTCGGTGGAGATTTGGAGTACGCCGATGAAGTGACGCTGACCAAAGCATTGGAAGGCAGACGCGACCTGTAAAGGAAATTTTAAAAATACCATCCTAGAGTACGATATAGAGAGAAGAAGACGGGGGCTGCCTGTCTTTTTTTCGTTTCAAGAGGAGGATGCAGGATGCCTGTTATTCGTATGGAGTTTTTGATAGATGCTCCGCGACAGGTCTGCTTCGATGCTGCCAGAAGCATTGATTTGCATATGGAATCGACCGCCAGCACGAAGGAGAGAGCGATCGGAGGAGTAACGAGCGGACTGATAAACCAGGGGGAGACGGTTACCTGGGAAGCCGTTCACTTCGGTATCAAGCAGAATTTGACGGTGAAAATCACAGAGATGGAGGAACCGCGCTATTTTGTGGATGAGATGGTTTCCGGGGCATTCAAACGGTTTCATCATACGCATGAGTTTATTCCAATAACGGACAATCAGACGAGGATGATTGATATTTTTGATTACACATCTCCGCTGGGTATTTTGGGAAAGCTCGCAGATTGGTTGTTCCTGGAGGCGTATATGACGCGGTTTTTGCGGACGCGAAATGAATATCTCAAGCAAATAGCAGAAGATCAGATCAAAGCTTTGCAATCTTGATAGAAATGCCGGACTTTTTTGAATGGACGAGACATACAGTGAAATAGGAGCGTGAGGAGATGCTGACAGGACCAGGACTGTCGCTTGCGAGTGGGATACGGCGACAGAAGTCCACTCCATGGGCGATCATGCTGTTTATTGGGTATTGGCTCATGTTTGCTGCGGAGTTATCCATGATTCGTTTTCACAAGGGGGCAGACGGAAAGTGGATCGCTACCACCGTCGGGCAACCGGAGGTATGGCTAGGATTACTTGCATTTGCAGTGACGGTATTTAGCTTCATTGCGACCATTGGTTTCATTGTGAGCCTGCTAAGGGAAAGACGGCAGCCGACGTCATGGCTATGGCAATATGACGAGTTTACAGGGAATGATGTACTGCATATTGTAGCTTGGCTGCATGTGTTTCAAACAGGCGTACTACTGTTGTATGGGTTTTTGCTGGAAGGTACCTTCTTTTCCACCGGTACGATCGGAGGGATATTGGAATCAGCTATTTTTCAACTGTTCCTGTTGATTTTGATTCCGTTTTGGTTTCGTGGGCGACTGGGGGAAATCGGTGTTCGCCGACCTGTACGACTAGGCCGGATGCTGCTGATGCTAGCTGCTCTGTTTCTTTTGATTGCACTGGTGTTGGATACGGTGGTGACTAACCCGATTGCGGACTGGTTTGGACTGTCTCTGTCCTCAGAGAGAGAGCAGCAGATCGAAAAAGAGATCGTGCAGGCGAAAGAAACGGATATTTTGGCGGCGCTCACCTCACTTCTGGTCATTGGCATATTGGTTCCGATTGCGGAGGAGATTTTGTTTCGAGGCGTGATTCAGACTTATCTGGTTCAGAGAATCGGGCCCGTTTTGGGTATCCTGCTGAGCAGTCTCTGGTTTGGGCTCTTGCATATGGATATCGCTCTGTTCGCTCCACTTTTTGTCATCGGACTTATACTCGGATTCGTTCGACATCGGTACCAATCAATCTGGGGAGCCGTTTTGCTGCATGCGTTGAACAACATGACAGGAGTACTTTACTACTTTCATTGAGGGGGAAGCTTGCAGGTGAGTAGGTGGAGAAAAAAAGCGAGGTTCGTGGTGGAATGGAATGAAGCGAGCTTGGATGTGGCAGTCAATCAGGCGCGAATGGACTGGCAGCATGCCCGCCATCTTGTGGAGATCAGTGAACCGGATGGCGGTTTGGATGATGTCATTTACTATTTGCACGTGACCGAAAAGCGGTATATGTATTTGCTCGCGCAAGCAAAGCGCGAGAGGAATCGCCAACAGGCATAGGAGGAAAAGCCGATGACTACAGGGTGGGTTATAGCACTGATTGTAGTTGGAATTTTGCTGGTGATAGCCGCCAGCAAATCTGTCACGGGCCCGATCAGGTGGATTGGATTTGGGATCATGCAAGTCGTGATTGGCGCATTATTGCTGTTTTTCACCAATCTGGTTGGAGAGTTGGCTAACTTTCACATCCCGATCAACCCGGTGACGGCTCTGCTCGTCGGACTTCTCCGTTTGCCTGGATTGGCGGCGTTGATTGTCATCAAGCTATGGGTTATGTAAAGGTGTATCGATTCGGTTATCCATCGGTAAGCAAAAAAGCAACGCCGCGATCCTCGTATTTCACACGGCTACGACTTGGCTGGCGAAAGGAAGCAAGGAGGGCGAGAAGGCGTGGCAGCGCGACGATCAACGTTCCGGTGATCAAGGTGAGCCCGTATCCTTCCGAAAGCCACACATAAGCCCCGGCTGCTATCGCCATACTTCCCACGATTACCGTCAGCTCACTTCCCCGATAGACAGAGAGCGGGATGGGAAGAGGATAGCCTGCCCCCCACCACGGAGAGACGAGCATATCGGCAGTTGTCTTTGGCTTATGGCTGCGCAGAAGGGCATACAGTCGAAATAAGACCAAATGACAGATCGGTATCACGGGTAGAATCGCTAACGTCACAATCAGCGTATAAGCGGGGACTTGTAGCATGAATGAGTGCCAAATAAGGGACAAGCCTATTAACAAGAGTTGAAAAAGGTAGCCGACGAATCGCCAGCGAAAACGATAGAGCAGCTTGTAGCTATAGATCGTATGGGCGGCGGTTTCCTTCATGAGAAGTCACTTCCTTTTACAGCGGTCTGGATGATTGAAAGTCTGCGTTTCCATTATCGCACAGTCGCAAATCTTGAGAAAGCTCATACAACGAATGAAATAAGCCGTTTGTCTAGCCTGATTAGACTGACGGTTTTTTGTTATGGGCAGGATAAAAGGAATGATAGGGGATCTGATTGGTTAGGGCGTGAGGAGGAGGGAAGAGAGAGTGAAGCTATGGGTCATTTCAGAGGAGGTCGTAGCCAGATTCGGAAATGAGCTAGGAGCGTGTGGAATAGAGATGATTGTTTGCGGCGGGGAAGCCGTACAAGAAGATGAAGGCGCCAATGGATTTCTGCTGACAAAAGAGAGTGATGGCAAGCTTTTGCAGGAAAGGATGCAACAGCTGGGAACGGGGCCATGGCTCGCACTTGTTTACGGAAGCGACGTGCCATACGACTGGGCGAATACCCTGCATACCCAATACGAGCACACCGGGGAGTACGAGGTCATTCGCATGGCGTTATTTACCCACGAGCGTGCTTTGCTTGGAGGGGAACCTACTGGGAGATGGATGCGGTTCCTCTGTAAGCAGCTCGCTCGCTACTCACTGGTGACGATGGTATGCGGGATGCGCGAGGTGGATGAAGCACTTCGGCAATTCCCTGCCTATTTTGCGTGGAAGGAGCAGTTTTACATCGAACTTGGTACAAGCTGCGATGAGAAAGGAATTTCTCTGCACCAAGTCAGTCGCGCGCTCGGTATGGACAAACGAATCGGTCACGGCTGGCTCTACCCCTCCCGCCAAGACTCTTCCCTCATCGTTCGATGGCTTGAAAAAGAATGCAGGCTCATTCTACAAAAAGCCAATATACAGCGGATCGTACTTTGGGGAGAGGATTCGCTATGGGAGCATATGCCTTCTGACTGGTTGGCTGAAAAAGACGTTGCGGTGTACACGGGAGAGGACAAGCCAATTCCGAACAAAAGGAGGGCGGGTTGGACGCTATACGATTCGTGGCAGGAAGCTGTAAAGGATGCGGATTTGCTCGTGATCGGGAATGCCGCAGGAACGACCATTGCAGAGCTGCCGTTATCAGAGCTAGTTGACAGAATGAGGCATTCCTATGTCATTGATGCTGCAGCTTGCTTCCCTGTGCAGGAAGCCCGGTCCTACTTCCAAGCCTACCGAGCTATCGGCGAAAACACGAACATTTGGGAATGATGCTGATTATAATGGGGTATAATGGTTGGTATATTGAGGAAAAGGGCAGGCGTTTTCACTATGGAAAAAGTTGCTCAGCGATGTATCGTCTGTGAACAGGAGCAGAATGACGGAATCGCCATTTGTGAGCAGTTTATCTGTCAACGGTGCGAACAGGAAATGGTCAATACCGATGTACAGGATGAAAAGTACCCGTTTTTTATTCATCAGATGAGACGCATTTGGTTGCGAAAAGATGCGTGAAGAAAGAAGGCATCGGTGCATTCCGGTGTCTTTTTTTTGCTGGATTCATGCGTGTCCAAATCATGCTAAAATAGGGGAATAAAAATAAAGGACGTGAGTCGCGCGTGTTGGAGAGAGATGTTGAATTTC
This genomic stretch from Brevibacillus brevis harbors:
- a CDS encoding SRPBCC family protein, which produces MPVIRMEFLIDAPRQVCFDAARSIDLHMESTASTKERAIGGVTSGLINQGETVTWEAVHFGIKQNLTVKITEMEEPRYFVDEMVSGAFKRFHHTHEFIPITDNQTRMIDIFDYTSPLGILGKLADWLFLEAYMTRFLRTRNEYLKQIAEDQIKALQS
- a CDS encoding PAS domain-containing sensor histidine kinase; the protein is MGALSSLHLVGSSGRLQRFMHQLPTAVLLVNQAGSIVEVNEQLLRVTGYSRDQLVNQPISSLLPHRGSIELMYEEYLRKEEEVGTKGEVELEWCDKQGRCRSTPVMIMAQQAEELLYMIHFPQLLKESDQLLSQRLLTKLTYDTSMGLFILDEKSIIIEASQTACKLLGMERLDVINKHVDQVFSGIPEPHRFIKKELLEGVKLQNVATSWTNDNQRYELIVDANTLQDESGKTVGAFILFKDITNLRSFAQKLERNERLAMIGQIAAGTAHEIRNPLTSIKGFLQMFLKSFADSGMEREKTYTEIMLTEINRINSLVSEFLLLSKPRNIQYSMVDLNTVFEEILPIVVSQANLYGIDVQFASCGKLPMVVGDNELLKQVFINICKNGIEAMGEQGSLRISHHFDQDGDKVSIDIHDSGPGIPLYIIDKIFDPFFTTKEEGTGLGLSVCQKIIHDIGGQIRVSSKGFGTTFHIMLPY
- the dnaX gene encoding DNA polymerase III subunit gamma/tau translates to MAYTALYRVYRPQTFQDVVGQEHVTTTLRNALRENRLSHAYLFNGPRGTGKTSAAKIMAKAVNCEQPIDGEPCNQCDTCRAISNGSVTDVLEIDAASNRGVEEIRDIRDKVKFAPSDVRYKVYIIDEVHMLTTEAFNALLKTLEEPPSHVIFILATTEPHKLPATIISRCQRFDFHRIPLRVMVDLLQRICQSQGVQVEEQALQLVAKMAEGGARDALSLLDQAISYSKDEVRASDIMQITGTVAQSYFSVLARHIAENDIAQVMEQFDKVMVQGKDPEQFLHDFLYYYRDMLLLKTAPQLEEIVERTMIDDQFAEVAKLYSFPVLYAAIETCNQALSQLKWSTYARVLVELTLVKMCQPNANATESMGASPVNSEELTAMSNRIRVLEERLVQVMQGQVSIPGQQKAEETRKNEPRRIAAASGGSRTPMNRVREVAKAMDENLTRQVRGQWSQILTELKKIKIQYQAWLVNGQPVAAGNEAVVVTFNSAIHCDKTMEAELRSVIERVMSTVLGRPLQLLSVMEEEWQSVDQQVGQKDASDEPEEDPFLAEAIKLVGEDLVEVKD
- a CDS encoding sigma factor G inhibitor Gin: MEKVAQRCIVCEQEQNDGIAICEQFICQRCEQEMVNTDVQDEKYPFFIHQMRRIWLRKDA
- a CDS encoding YbaB/EbfC family nucleoid-associated protein, translating into MQQMQQMMKQVKKMQEEMQKAQEGLKERIVEGSAGGGAITVKIDGHKQIKDIVIKPEVVDPEDVEMLQDLVLTAVNDALRKADEMVGKEMGKFTGGMNIPGLF
- the recR gene encoding recombination mediator RecR; the encoded protein is MFYPEPVSKLIDGFMKLPGIGPKTAGRLAFFVLNMKEDDVLDLAKALVNAKRQLHYCSVCNNITDLDPCHICRDKRRDGSVICVVQEPRDVVAMEKTREFEGYYHVLHGAISPMDGIGPEDIRIPDLLKRLGDEQVKEVILATNPNIEGEATAMYISRLIKPFGIRVTRIAHGLPVGGDLEYADEVTLTKALEGRRDL
- a CDS encoding CPBP family intramembrane glutamic endopeptidase, coding for MLTGPGLSLASGIRRQKSTPWAIMLFIGYWLMFAAELSMIRFHKGADGKWIATTVGQPEVWLGLLAFAVTVFSFIATIGFIVSLLRERRQPTSWLWQYDEFTGNDVLHIVAWLHVFQTGVLLLYGFLLEGTFFSTGTIGGILESAIFQLFLLILIPFWFRGRLGEIGVRRPVRLGRMLLMLAALFLLIALVLDTVVTNPIADWFGLSLSSEREQQIEKEIVQAKETDILAALTSLLVIGILVPIAEEILFRGVIQTYLVQRIGPVLGILLSSLWFGLLHMDIALFAPLFVIGLILGFVRHRYQSIWGAVLLHALNNMTGVLYYFH
- a CDS encoding pro-sigmaK processing inhibitor BofA family protein, whose protein sequence is MTTGWVIALIVVGILLVIAASKSVTGPIRWIGFGIMQVVIGALLLFFTNLVGELANFHIPINPVTALLVGLLRLPGLAALIVIKLWVM
- a CDS encoding DUF2508 family protein; the protein is MSRWRKKARFVVEWNEASLDVAVNQARMDWQHARHLVEISEPDGGLDDVIYYLHVTEKRYMYLLAQAKRERNRQQA